From a single bacterium genomic region:
- a CDS encoding glycosyltransferase, with amino-acid sequence MMHESIYQFFSQAWIKDVAIIVSVFILMVGLFQNLTYALQIPLAALELLKVRRRFREKTTPWLLQTDLVLPMSIVIPAYNEGITIEETAKAALLMQYPSFKVIVVNDGSKDDTLQILQEKFNLQKTPYYFEQSLKHKPVRGIYTSDSYPNLVVVDKENGGRSDALNAGIDVCKTPLFCTLDADSILEPSALINAVQPFIEQPEITMATGGSVRVLNGCEVDKGQITQVKLSKNLLALFQVVEYMRAFLMGRLAWSRIGILTLVSGAFSVFRRDIVIDVGGFDAKTIGEDYELVMKIHTHCRKNKIDYQIKFVPEPICWTEVPEHYSVLKSQRIRWQQGGIEVFFKYKHLLFNPKYGRVGMVALPINFIIDVMGPIFELIGMLLFPYFFFMGLIDYSMLKAFVAVFFLFGVYISVMSLILEELSLKRFSHVRGLMTLGFIAVIENFGYRQFNNIWRIRGWWRFITKKQVWGNMTRVGTKN; translated from the coding sequence TTGAATTGTTGAAAGTCAGACGCCGCTTTAGAGAAAAAACTACACCTTGGTTATTGCAAACGGATCTGGTTTTACCAATGAGTATCGTCATTCCCGCTTACAATGAGGGGATAACCATTGAAGAAACTGCGAAAGCAGCATTGCTTATGCAATACCCCTCTTTTAAAGTAATTGTTGTTAACGATGGCTCAAAAGATGATACACTGCAAATTTTACAAGAAAAATTTAACCTACAAAAAACACCGTATTATTTTGAACAAAGTTTAAAACATAAGCCGGTACGTGGCATTTATACTTCTGATAGTTACCCCAATCTAGTTGTGGTAGATAAAGAAAATGGAGGGCGTTCTGATGCGCTTAATGCTGGCATTGATGTATGCAAAACCCCACTGTTTTGCACCTTGGATGCAGATTCAATTTTGGAGCCTTCGGCTCTGATCAATGCAGTCCAACCTTTTATTGAACAGCCGGAGATTACAATGGCTACCGGTGGATCAGTGCGAGTACTCAACGGATGTGAGGTTGATAAAGGTCAAATCACTCAAGTTAAATTATCTAAAAACCTTCTTGCTTTGTTTCAAGTGGTTGAGTACATGCGAGCTTTCTTGATGGGACGCTTGGCTTGGAGCAGAATAGGCATATTGACTTTGGTTTCAGGTGCCTTTTCTGTATTTAGGCGTGACATTGTGATTGACGTGGGAGGTTTTGATGCAAAAACCATTGGGGAAGATTATGAGTTGGTGATGAAAATCCACACGCACTGTAGAAAAAATAAAATAGATTATCAAATCAAGTTTGTCCCCGAGCCTATTTGTTGGACGGAAGTGCCTGAGCATTATAGTGTACTTAAAAGTCAGCGGATTCGTTGGCAGCAAGGCGGCATTGAAGTATTTTTTAAATACAAGCATTTGTTGTTTAACCCAAAATATGGTCGAGTTGGTATGGTGGCGTTGCCCATTAACTTTATCATTGACGTGATGGGTCCCATTTTTGAGCTGATTGGAATGCTTTTGTTCCCCTACTTTTTTTTCATGGGTCTGATTGACTACTCAATGCTCAAAGCTTTTGTGGCCGTGTTTTTTTTGTTTGGTGTTTATATCAGTGTCATGTCTCTCATTTTAGAGGAATTGTCCTTAAAACGCTTTTCACATGTCAGAGGCTTGATGACTTTGGGTTTTATTGCCGTCATTGAAAATTTTGGTTATCGGCAGTTCAACAATATATGGCGCATCCGAGGATGGTGGCGCTTCATCACCAAGAAGCAAGTTTGGGGTAATATGACCCGTGTGGGCACCAAGAATTAG